AAGCGTGTAGCTGCAATGCTGCACATTGCCGAAGACACCGTCGTCGACCATGTGCGAAGCATCAGAGCGAAATACGCGCAGCAAAACCGTCCCGTCAAAACGAAGGTTGACCTCTTCCGCAGAGCCGTGCAGGACGGGATACTCAATCTCGATGATTGACAGCGCTGGTCGGGAGGAGACCCTGACCCGTAATTTTGCCCGGTTGGTGGCGATTTGCGGTCTGTGTATCGGCGGGATTTGGGTCTTGGAGCTCGTCACTCGGCCCACGCAGCCGGTCTGGTGGTCAATCTTCGGGTACATCATCTTGCTCCTCGCGATGTTCTCGATCACTGTGGGGGCCAGAGCAATGCGCATGAGTGCGCTTCGCGCCATCATGGGGCTTTCGGTCGTGCTGGGGTTTGCGTTGCAGTTGCTCACGTTTCCGGCAATGCGTGGAACGGTCTCCCCAGTGGTCTGGGAGGTGAGCTGGATGTTCGCGGGCGTCTACCTATGCTTCATCGCATTGCAGCTCGATATGTCTCGCCCACAGCTCACGGTCAACCTCATCGCCGCGGTCACGGCAACCTTCCCGGCTCTCTCCTTCTGGGCGACCTACGATTTCTGGCCACTCCATCTCTGGGTGGTTACTCTTGTGCAGTTCACGAACGTCGGCTTCCCGATGCTGCTTCTTGAGGTGCGCGCTCGTATGTCTCAGTATGGAGTCCGCCAAGATCGCTGGCGACTCCGTGTCACAGAATCCGCTGCGGCGCGAGAAAGGCTGCGCGAAGAACGACGGCTCGGGCGGATCCTCCACGACAACATCCTTGGTGTCATGAATCAGGTCATGTGGAGCGGAAGCGAGATCACCGATGACCTCCGCGCCTCAGTGCGCGAGGCGCTGGCCTTGCTCCACCGCGCTGAACGGCCGGGCGAGAGCGAGATGAGCGTGCGTGAGATCAGAACTGTCGTCGAGGCCGCGATGCGAGAGGCCAATCCCGACGTTGACTGCTTCATCGTTGAGGCAGATGGATCCCTTCCCGAGAACGTCGTCGCCACCTTCTTGGCGGCGCTCATGGAAGCGCTCAGGAATAGCGCGAAGCATGCGCCTGGGTCTCAGCGAGCGGTCTGCGCCGAGCTCGCCGGGGATTGCGTCAACGTGGTCGTCTCCGACGACGGGCCCGGTTTT
This genomic stretch from Leucobacter sp. CX169 harbors:
- a CDS encoding sensor histidine kinase; translated protein: MIDSAGREETLTRNFARLVAICGLCIGGIWVLELVTRPTQPVWWSIFGYIILLLAMFSITVGARAMRMSALRAIMGLSVVLGFALQLLTFPAMRGTVSPVVWEVSWMFAGVYLCFIALQLDMSRPQLTVNLIAAVTATFPALSFWATYDFWPLHLWVVTLVQFTNVGFPMLLLEVRARMSQYGVRQDRWRLRVTESAAARERLREERRLGRILHDNILGVMNQVMWSGSEITDDLRASVREALALLHRAERPGESEMSVREIRTVVEAAMREANPDVDCFIVEADGSLPENVVATFLAALMEALRNSAKHAPGSQRAVCAELAGDCVNVVVSDDGPGFVPESVSPNRLGVSRSISERMRDLPGGAARITSAPGEGTVVILTWKRP